A genome region from Cucumis sativus cultivar 9930 chromosome 4, Cucumber_9930_V3, whole genome shotgun sequence includes the following:
- the LOC101220463 gene encoding LOW QUALITY PROTEIN: ATPase WRNIP1 (The sequence of the model RefSeq protein was modified relative to this genomic sequence to represent the inferred CDS: substituted 1 base at 1 genomic stop codon) has translation MGEEMEQLVNMGFPDELAAQALAATGGKSTLKATEWILNHKSSSPSPKPNLPISSNPNLQPKLDRFFHFQPAHLPLRPQTPPLRRXPYPFQTSETPTPPDEPLSERMRPRTIDDVVGQDHLLAKNSILRSSLDCNRLPSIVLWGPPGTGKTSIAKAIVGSTSSFSQSFRFVSLSAVTSGVKDVRDAVEEARKIRIKNNKRTVLFLDEVHRFNKSQQDSFLPVIEDGSIIFLGATTENPSFHLITPLLSRSRVLTLNPLKPHHVTLILKRAVDDSDKGLARTISMGVQIGEDAIDFIAANCDGDARTALNALEISAITAAARTNSVQIDDRNVEDPDENTTNFESSVAVVTLDDVKEALQCKHIAYDKAGEEHYNLISALHKSMRGCDADASIYWLARMLEGGEQPLYIARRLVRFASEDVGLADPLALNQAVSCYQACHFIGMPECNVILAQCVAYLALAPKSIAVYRAMGAAEKVVRESVGQNEGVPLHLRNAPTKLMKEIGYGKGYIYTPDNPSATQSFLPPSLKGYKFLNWPDSEDTKK, from the coding sequence ATGGGGGAAGAAATGGAGCAACTTGTAAACATGGGTTTTCCCGACGAACTGGCCGCTCAAGCCTTAGCAGCCACCGGCGGAAAGTCCACTCTCAAAGCCACTGAATGGATTCTCAATCATAAatcctcttctccttccccCAAGCCTAATCTCCCCATTTCTTCTAATCCTAATCTCCAGCCCAAACTCGACCGCTTCTTCCATTTCCAGCCCGCCCACCTCCCCCTCCGCCCCCAAACACCCCCCCTTCGACGATAACCCTACCCCTTCCAAACGTCCGAAACTCCAACCCCCCCGGATGAGCCTTTGTCGGAGCGGATGCGACCTCGAACCATCGATGATGTGGTTGGCCAAGATCATCTACTAGCGAAGAATTCTATCCTTCGTTCTTCTCTGGATTGCAATCGGTTGCCTTCGATTGTCCTTTGGGGTCCACCTGGTACAGGTAAGACCTCCATTGCCAAAGCTATTGTTGGTTctacttcttctttctctcagTCTTTTCGATTTGTGTCTTTGTCTGCTGTTACTTCCGGCGTCAAGGACGTTAGGGATGCTGTTGAGGAAGCTAGAAAAATTAGAATCAAGAATAATAAGAGGactgttttgtttttggatgaGGTTCACAGGTTCAACAAATCCCAACAGGATTCCTTTTTGCCTGTCATTGAAGATGGAAGCATCATCTTCTTGGGTGCTACTACAGAGAATCCTTCTTTCCATTTGATCACTCCATTGTTGTCCAGATCTAGAGTTCTTACTCTTAACCCCTTGAAACCCCACCATgttactttgattttgaaacgAGCTGTGGATGATTCTGATAAGGGATTAGCTCGAACTATTTCCATGGGTGTTCAAATTGGGGAGGATGCTATTGATTTCATAGCGGCTAATTGTGATGGCGATGCTAGGACTGCTTTGAATGCTTTGGAGATCTCTGCTATCACTGCTGCAGCTCGAACCAACTCCGTCCAAATTGACGATCGCAATGTAGAAGACCCCGATGAGAATACTACCAACTTCGAATCGTCTGTAGCTGTTGTTACTCTTGATGATGTAAAGGAGGCACTTCAATGTAAGCATATTGCTTATGATAAAGCAGGGGAAGAACACTACAATCTCATAAGTGCACTTCATAAATCCATGAGAGGATGTGATGCTGATGCTTCAATTTACTGGCTAGCAAGAATGTTGGAAGGTGGAGAACAGCCATTATATATAGCTAGGAGACTTGTAAGGTTTGCAAGCGAAGACGTCGGGTTAGCTGACCCATTAGCTCTCAATCAAGCTGTTTCTTGCTATCAAGCTTGCCACTTCATAGGCATGCCTGAGTGCAATGTCATTCTAGCTCAATGTGTCGCGTATTTAGCACTCGCACCGAAGTCGATTGCGGTGTATCGAGCAATGGGAGCTGCAGAGAAGGTAGTGAGGGAATCTGTTGGACAGAATGAGGGTGTGCCTCTACATTTGAGGAATGCTCCAACAAAGTTGATGAAGGAAATTGGATATGGGAAGGGATATATTTACACTCCGGATAATCCATCAGCAACACAAAGCTTTCTTCCACCTTCTCTTAAAGGATACAAATTTCTTAACTGGCCAGACTCGGAAGATACAAAAAAATGA
- the LOC101209793 gene encoding uncharacterized protein LOC101209793: MKIVDIRKTMAQLEEVVSTVKTNDRLVAAEPSVNLGNVYDEICNLVSEMRIIAAKQTDEERTNKSSMFFACEPPSFGEDTDPLVAQRWILILENIFDLIRCSDEHKVSFACLRLKDAAFSWWMVMHTDLEADGVTVTWQKFKELFEKRYLPSWLKLEKFRELCNLEQGDGTVAEYDEQFIKLASLAHEFIPDEAWEARLFGDGLRADIRGQVCLLNNASDAEIRNLALMVEQRINK, from the exons ATGAAAATCGTAG ACATACGAAAAACAATGGCTCAATTGGAAGAAGTTGTTTCTACAGTGAAGACTAACGATCGCTTAGTTGCAGCTGAACCTTCAGTGAATTTGGGAAATGTTTATGACGAAATTTGCAATTTAGTAAGTGAAATGAGGATTATTGCAGCTAAACAGACTGATGAAGAACGTACCAACAAGTCTAGTATGTTTTTTGCCTGTGAACCTCCTAGTTTTGGAGAAGACACCGATCCCTTAGTTGCTCAACGctggattttgattttagagAATATCTTTGATTTGATACGATGTTCAGACGAGCACAAAGTTTCTTTCGCTTGTTTACGTCTGAAAGATGCTGCATTTTCTTGGTGGATGGTGATGCATACGGACTTGGAGGCTGATGGGGTTACAGTTACATGGCAGAAATTTAAGGAATTGTTTGAGAAGAGATATTTACCTAGTTGGTTGAAGCTCGAGAAGTTTCGTGAACTGTGTAATTTGGAGCAAGGAGATGGAACTGTAGCTGAGTATGACGAACAATTCATTAAGTTGGCTTCTCTTGCCCACGAGTTTATTCCAGATGAAGCTTGGGAAGCTCGCTTGTTTGGTGATGGTTTAAGGGCAGATATTAGAGGACAAGTTTGCCTCTTAAACAATGCCTCGGACGCCGAGATTAGAAACCTGGCATTAATGGTGGAACAGCGCATTAACAAATAA
- the LOC101220702 gene encoding probable pectinesterase 8, with translation MNHIMNYNHFLINLTLSSLLPLLAFLFMINPTPSFLSNLVVFGDPVDCPHHHHPHHHHENPDEDDQSVISSICDNFPTALVPLETTNTSIFCVDQNSCCNFTTIQAAVDAVPNLSIKRNIIWINAGIYYEKVMVPKTKANVTFQGQGYTTTAIVWNDTANSSHGTFYSASVQVFSSNFIAKNLSFMNVAPIPAPGDVGAQGVAIRIGGDQAAFWSCGFFGAQDTLHDDRGRHYFKDCYIQGSIDFIFGNGRSFYESCQLVSMANPVPQGSKFVNGAVTAHGRASADENSGFSFVNCSIGGTGRVWLGRAWRPFSRVVFANTVMTDIIAPEGWNDFNDPARDQTIFYGEYNCSGAGANMSSRAPYVQRLNDTQVSSFLNLSFIDADQWLQPYSLF, from the exons ATGAATCATATTATGAACTATAATCATTTCCTCATCAATCTTACTCTATCTTCTCTTCTCCCTCTTCTTGCTTTCCTCTTCATGATCAATCCCACCCCTTCATTTCTTTCTAACCTTGTCGTCTTTGGCGATCCCGTCGACTGTCCTCATCATCATCACCCCCACCACCATCATGAAAACCCTGATGAAGATGATCAATCAGTGATAAGTTCCATTTGCGACAACTTTCCTACCGCTCTCGTTCCACTAGAAACCACCAACACTTCTATTTTTTGTGTTGATCAAAATAGTTGTTGCAACTTCACGACCATCCAAGCAGCGGTCGATGCAGTACCAAACTTGAGCATCAAGCGAAACATAATTTGGATAAATGCTGGAATTTACTA TGAGAAGGTGATGgtaccaaaaacaaaagcaaatgTGACATTTCAAGGACAAGGGTATACAACAACGGCTATTGTTTGGAATGACACTGCCAATTCTTCCCATGGCACTTTCTATAGTGCCTCTGTCCAAGTCTtctcttccaattttattGCCAAGAATTTAAGTTTCAtg AATGTGGCGCCAATTCCAGCGCCGGGAGACGTCGGAGCACAGGGGGTGGCGATTAGAATCGGTGGAGACCAAGCGGCTTTTTGGAGCTGCGGATTCTTTGGCGCTCAAGACACTCTTCACGACGACCGTGGCCGCCATTACTTCAAAGATTGCTACATCCAAGGCTCCATAGATTTCATCTTTGGCAACGGAAGATCCTTCTACGAG AGTTGCCAGTTGGTTTCGATGGCGAATCCGGTTCCGCAAGGATCGAAGTTTGTGAATGGAGCGGTGACTGCCCACGGCAGAGCCTCCGCTGACGAGAACTctggattttcttttgtaaattgCAGTATCGGGGGGACTGGCAGAGTGTGGCTCGGCCGCGCGTGGCGGCCGTTCTCTCGTGTCGTCTTCGCTAACACTGTTATGACGGATATCATTGCGCCGGAGGGGTGGAATGACTTTAATGACCCTGCAAGGGACCA GACAATTTTCTATGGAGAGTACAATTGCAGTGGAGCAGGAGCGAATATGAGCTCAAGGGCTCCCTATGTTCAAAGGCTTAATGATACTCAAGTTTCCTCTTTCCTCAATTTATCCTTCATTGATGCCGACCAATGGCTTCAACCCTattcattgttttaa